From a single Shewanella donghaensis genomic region:
- a CDS encoding DUF3800 domain-containing protein, with protein MNDVVSFADESGISKGSPCYTIGILNIPSDYLDQFNFHIEEIYKSSGMQGEIKWEKVRKSSGQINLCLNILRFILNSPCTFHAIAVSKAPYNKWHKDEEAAFYTTYNQLLNQSSKGLNANFKVYIDQKSTKYPKQDEVMQIITNHMLAKLPTTSKIEHVTMQNSKLHWGLQAVDILTGAVNTGYLLYFNSKAEMQMAKKIAVFRMAAILGWDQLAYDTRPNKMFNIWHFPIQTRAIPATKDIVPNFSVPNISRAEYEVITGT; from the coding sequence ATGAACGATGTCGTATCATTTGCTGACGAAAGTGGAATTTCAAAAGGATCTCCCTGTTATACAATTGGTATTTTAAATATTCCAAGTGATTATTTAGACCAATTCAACTTTCATATTGAAGAAATCTATAAATCTAGTGGGATGCAAGGTGAAATAAAATGGGAAAAAGTAAGAAAAAGTTCAGGGCAAATTAATTTATGCTTAAATATTCTAAGATTTATTCTAAATAGTCCATGTACTTTTCATGCCATTGCAGTTTCAAAAGCACCTTATAATAAATGGCATAAAGATGAAGAAGCCGCTTTTTACACAACATATAACCAACTTCTGAATCAAAGTAGTAAAGGTTTAAATGCTAACTTTAAAGTTTATATAGACCAGAAAAGTACAAAATATCCTAAACAAGATGAAGTCATGCAAATTATTACTAATCATATGCTTGCAAAGTTACCAACGACCTCAAAAATTGAACATGTAACAATGCAAAACTCAAAGCTTCATTGGGGGTTACAGGCTGTAGATATCTTAACTGGAGCTGTTAATACTGGTTATCTTTTATATTTCAACTCTAAAGCTGAAATGCAAATGGCAAAAAAGATTGCTGTGTTTCGAATGGCTGCAATTTTAGGTTGGGATCAATTGGCATATGATACTAGACCAAATAAAATGTTTAACATTTGGCATTTTCCAATACAAACGAGGGCTATTCCTGCAACTAAAGATATAGTCCCAAATTTTTCAGTACCAAACATTAGTAGAGCAGAATACGAAGTAATAACCGGCACTTAA